The following are encoded in a window of Streptomyces sp. SAT1 genomic DNA:
- a CDS encoding DUF2637 domain-containing protein, producing MRLTDISLNWLLPGAVLLLGVLAAVAVLARGKRSEGKTSTDDSWERSEERRRRKEAVYGTASYVLLFCCAAVAAALSFHGLVGFGEQNLGLTEGWQYLVPFGLDGAAMFCSVLAVREASHGDAALGSRLLVWLFAAAAAWFNWVHAPRGVDHAGAPQFFAGMSLSAAVLFDRALKQTRRAALREQGLVPRPLPQIRIVRWLRAPRETYRAWSLMLLENVRSLDEAVEEVREDARQKEENRRLRREHDRVERAQLKAISRGHRGFPGRGGRQGEAQALERGSSQAATEPAIAAEPLPVRARPSLQPVRKGGDAITVDLTAEDDTQALPRLDSLERKLKDLEQQFG from the coding sequence ATGAGACTGACCGACATATCGCTGAACTGGCTGCTTCCGGGCGCCGTACTGCTCCTGGGCGTGCTGGCGGCGGTGGCGGTGCTCGCGCGCGGCAAGCGGTCCGAAGGGAAGACGAGCACGGACGACTCGTGGGAGCGCAGCGAGGAGCGCCGCAGGCGCAAGGAGGCCGTCTACGGCACCGCCTCCTACGTCCTGCTGTTCTGCTGCGCGGCGGTCGCCGCGGCCCTCTCCTTCCACGGCCTGGTCGGCTTCGGCGAGCAGAACCTCGGCCTGACCGAAGGCTGGCAGTACCTGGTGCCGTTCGGCCTGGACGGCGCCGCGATGTTCTGCTCCGTGCTCGCGGTGCGCGAGGCCAGCCACGGTGACGCGGCGCTCGGCTCCCGCCTGCTGGTGTGGCTCTTCGCCGCTGCCGCCGCCTGGTTCAACTGGGTGCACGCGCCCCGGGGCGTCGACCACGCGGGCGCGCCCCAGTTCTTCGCCGGCATGTCGCTGTCCGCGGCGGTCCTCTTCGACCGCGCGCTGAAGCAGACCCGCCGGGCCGCACTGCGCGAGCAGGGCCTGGTCCCGCGGCCGCTGCCGCAGATCCGTATCGTCCGCTGGCTGCGGGCCCCCCGGGAGACCTACCGCGCCTGGTCGCTGATGCTCCTGGAGAACGTGCGCAGCCTGGACGAGGCGGTCGAGGAGGTCCGCGAGGACGCCCGGCAGAAGGAGGAGAACCGGCGGCTGCGGCGCGAGCACGACCGGGTGGAGCGCGCCCAGCTCAAGGCGATCAGCCGGGGCCACCGCGGCTTTCCCGGCCGGGGCGGCCGGCAGGGCGAGGCACAGGCCCTGGAGCGCGGCTCCTCCCAGGCCGCCACGGAGCCTGCCATAGCGGCGGAACCGCTTCCGGTGCGCGCCAGGCCCTCGCTCCAGCCCGTCCGCAAGGGCGGTGACGCCATCACCGTCGACCTCACCGCGGAGGACGACACACAGGCGCTGCCGCGTCTGGACTCGCTGGAGCGCAAGCTCAAGGACCTGGAGCAGCAGTTCGGCTGA